A genomic stretch from Vulpes lagopus strain Blue_001 chromosome 11, ASM1834538v1, whole genome shotgun sequence includes:
- the LOC121471573 gene encoding olfactory receptor 5B12-like, with protein MENSTEVNEFMLLGLTDNPELQVPLFITFTLIYFTTLIGNLGIIMLILLDSRLHTPMYIFLSNLSLVDCVYSSAVTPKVMAGLLTGDKVISYGGCVAQMFFFVAFASVDCFLLAVMAYDRHAAVCKPLHYTTTMTTSLCAQMAVGCYVWGFIESSIHTGFTFCLSFCHSNVVHHFFCDIPPIIALSCSDIYLNEIVLFILAAFNVCFALIVILTSYLFIFIAILRMRSAEGRKKAFSTCASHLTAVTIFYGTVMFMYLQPSSSHSMENDQMASVFYTIIVPMLNPIVYSLRNKEVNNAFRKVTKKLKILFGP; from the coding sequence aTGGAGAACAGCACTGAGGTGAATGAGTTTATGCTCTTGGGGCTAACTGACAACCCAGAACTGCAAGTCCCTCTCTTTATAACATTCACTCTCATTTATTTCACTACTCTCATTGGAAATCTTGGAATTATCATGTTGATTCTGTTGGACTCTCGTCTCCATACTCCCATGTATATCTTCCTCAGTAACCTGTCTCTGGTGGACTGTGTTTACTCCTCAGCTGTTACTCCCAAGGTGATGGCTGGGCTTCTCACAGGGGATAAAGTAATCTCCTATGGTGGATGTGTTGCTCAGATGTTTTTCTTTGTGGCTTTTGCCAGTGTAGACTGTTTCCTGCTAGCTGTCATGGCTTATGATCGGCATGCAGCAGTATGTAAGCCCTTACATTATACCACCACTATGACCACCAGCTTGTGTGCTCAGATGGCAGTAGGCTGCTATGTCTGGGGCTTTATTGAATCTTCCATCCACACTGGATTCACCTTTTGCCTCTCCTTCTGTCATTCCAATGTGGTCCATCACTTTTTCTGTGATATTCCCCCAATTATAGCTCTTTCCTGCTCCGATATCTACCTAAATGAGATTGTGCTCTTTATCTTAGCAGCTTTCAATGTCTGTTTTGCTCTTATAGTTATCTTGACCTCCTATCTGTTCATCTTCATTGCCATCCTGAGGATGCGCTCAgctgagggaaggaagaaagcctTCTCCACCTGTGCCTCACACCTCACTGCTGTAACCATCTTCTATGGAACTGTCATGTTCATGTACTTACAACCTAGTTCTAGTCATTCTATGGAAAATGACCAAATGGCATCTGTGTTCTATACCATAATAGTCCCCATGTTGAACCCTATTGTCTACAGTCTAAGGAATAAAGAGGTGAATAATGCTTTTAGGAAAGTCACCAAGAAGCTAAAGATTCTGTTTGGCCCATAG